The Fictibacillus arsenicus genome contains a region encoding:
- a CDS encoding 1,4-dihydroxy-6-naphthoate synthase yields MSIAFSPCPNDTFVFHALVHGLVPGAPEFDVTYADIDITNGLAARSDELDILKISYAALPWVLDKYALIPCGGALGRGCGPLVLVNQPGDVSPEMLSGKKVAVPSERSTAYMLFRLWAAQNVPGGVGEIIVMPFNEIMPAVKDGRIDAGLVIHEARFTYQDYGLTMLADMGNWWEEDTGLPIPLGAIIARRSLDLESITKWIKESVEYAWQNPEASKDYVMQHASELSPEVAQSHINLYVNDFTAALGEKGFEAITMLLNRAGEEGIVPKKDYTSLLK; encoded by the coding sequence ATGAGTATTGCTTTTTCTCCTTGTCCGAATGATACGTTTGTTTTTCACGCGTTGGTTCATGGCCTTGTGCCAGGAGCACCTGAATTTGATGTTACATATGCAGATATTGATATTACGAATGGATTAGCAGCTCGATCAGATGAACTTGATATTTTGAAGATCTCTTATGCGGCTTTGCCATGGGTTCTTGACAAGTATGCACTTATTCCATGCGGAGGTGCATTAGGACGCGGCTGCGGTCCGCTCGTTCTCGTCAATCAGCCAGGTGATGTAAGTCCTGAAATGCTGTCTGGTAAGAAGGTCGCTGTTCCGAGCGAGCGTTCCACTGCTTATATGCTGTTCCGCTTGTGGGCAGCACAAAATGTTCCAGGCGGAGTAGGCGAGATAATCGTCATGCCGTTTAATGAGATAATGCCAGCAGTTAAGGATGGACGGATCGACGCAGGTCTCGTCATTCATGAAGCGCGATTCACGTACCAAGACTATGGACTGACGATGCTTGCGGATATGGGGAACTGGTGGGAAGAAGATACAGGACTTCCGATTCCGTTAGGCGCGATCATCGCCCGCCGTTCACTAGATTTAGAATCTATTACGAAGTGGATTAAAGAATCAGTAGAATATGCGTGGCAGAATCCTGAAGCTTCAAAAGACTATGTGATGCAGCATGCGAGCGAACTGTCTCCAGAAGTAGCACAGTCTCATATCAATCTATATGTGAATGATTTTACCGCAGCTCTTGGTGAAAAAGGCTTTGAAGCTATCACAATGCTGTTAAATCGTGCCGGGGAAGAGGGCATTGTACCAAAGAAGGATTATACGAGTCTATTAAAATAG
- a CDS encoding carbon-nitrogen hydrolase family protein, giving the protein MKMVVATCQFPVSSDIKENQKYIIKQMKEAKEKGAAVAHFPETALSGYAGTDMPTLEGFDWVLLKKCTEEILDIARELRIWVVLGTTHPLSGNHKPHNSLYIINADGKLVDRYDKMFCAGDEKEQTGDLAHYTSGDYFCTFEINGVKCGTQICHDYRYPELYRVYKKKGVQVMFHSYHAANMEPERLEAIKSAVGKENLKYNHGLTYPEITMPATMTSYAANNFIWISASNSSAKESCWPAFFVRADGVTVGRLRRNVAGILITEVDTARDFYDSTVAWRDRSMNGVYYSGTLVEDPRSTDRMSF; this is encoded by the coding sequence ATGAAAATGGTCGTTGCAACATGCCAGTTTCCTGTTTCGTCTGATATTAAGGAAAATCAAAAGTACATCATAAAGCAAATGAAAGAAGCGAAAGAAAAGGGAGCAGCCGTTGCCCATTTTCCTGAAACTGCACTTTCTGGTTATGCAGGGACTGACATGCCTACATTAGAGGGATTTGATTGGGTGCTGCTTAAGAAATGTACAGAAGAAATCTTGGATATTGCTCGTGAACTGCGCATTTGGGTTGTCTTAGGAACCACACACCCATTGAGCGGAAATCATAAACCGCACAATAGTTTGTATATCATAAATGCTGACGGAAAACTGGTAGATCGATACGATAAGATGTTTTGTGCAGGGGATGAGAAAGAACAAACTGGCGATCTCGCTCACTATACTTCTGGCGATTATTTTTGCACGTTTGAAATCAATGGTGTGAAGTGCGGAACACAGATTTGTCATGATTATCGCTATCCTGAACTTTACCGTGTATATAAGAAAAAAGGTGTACAGGTAATGTTCCATTCGTATCATGCGGCAAACATGGAGCCGGAAAGATTAGAGGCTATAAAATCTGCTGTGGGGAAAGAAAATTTAAAGTATAACCACGGCTTGACGTATCCGGAGATTACCATGCCAGCAACGATGACAAGTTATGCAGCAAACAATTTTATCTGGATCAGCGCAAGCAACAGTTCAGCAAAAGAAAGCTGCTGGCCGGCTTTTTTTGTTAGAGCGGATGGAGTAACGGTAGGAAGGCTGCGCCGAAATGTCGCTGGTATATTAATAACAGAGGTAGATACAGCTAGAGATTTTTACGATTCAACGGTTGCATGGCGCGACCGGTCCATGAATGGCGTTTATTATAGCGGGACCCTCGTGGAGGATCCGCGTTCAACGGATAGAATGAGTTTCTAA
- a CDS encoding class I SAM-dependent rRNA methyltransferase: protein MKKNVRLKVKSSYVKGLKAGYPLITEDAVQNISNVKEEGTIIELFDEKNVFLGKGYYGKQNKGRGWVLTQNSQEVIDQSFFEKKIKKAVDHREALYNDYETTAFRVFNGEGDGIGGLTIDHYNGYYVLTWYSEGIYAFKDEVIESLKNIVKVKGLYEKKRFAVKGKYIDDDDFVEGEQAPSPLIVRENGIHFAVYLNDGAMVGIFLDQRDVRKTILDRYAKGKTVLNTFSYTGAFSVAAALGGATKTTSVDLANRSRSKTQEQFSVNGLDYEDHDIIVEDVFNYFKYAVRKELSFDLVILDPPSFARSKKHTFSAGKDYPELLAQAIQITEENGVIVASSNCSTFGMKKFKDFIASAFKQTGGTYEILEEFKLPADFKTHKEFKEGNYLKVVFIQKLS, encoded by the coding sequence ATGAAAAAGAACGTCCGGTTAAAAGTGAAATCTTCATATGTGAAGGGCTTAAAAGCAGGCTATCCTCTCATTACAGAGGATGCTGTTCAAAATATCAGCAATGTAAAAGAAGAAGGTACAATCATCGAGCTGTTTGATGAGAAAAATGTGTTTCTTGGAAAAGGATACTATGGCAAGCAGAACAAAGGCCGGGGATGGGTCCTGACTCAAAATTCCCAAGAAGTTATCGATCAAAGTTTTTTTGAAAAGAAAATAAAGAAAGCAGTCGATCATCGAGAAGCACTTTACAACGATTATGAAACGACGGCATTCCGTGTTTTTAACGGCGAAGGAGACGGAATCGGCGGACTGACAATTGATCATTATAACGGCTATTACGTCCTTACTTGGTACAGTGAAGGAATCTATGCGTTTAAAGATGAAGTGATCGAGTCTCTTAAAAACATCGTTAAGGTAAAAGGGCTGTACGAGAAGAAGCGTTTTGCCGTAAAAGGAAAGTACATCGATGATGATGATTTTGTGGAAGGTGAACAAGCTCCAAGTCCTTTAATCGTTCGGGAAAATGGTATCCACTTTGCGGTTTATTTAAATGATGGCGCAATGGTCGGCATTTTCTTAGATCAGCGAGACGTTCGAAAAACAATTCTCGACCGTTATGCAAAAGGAAAAACAGTACTCAATACATTTTCATACACAGGGGCGTTTTCAGTAGCAGCCGCACTAGGCGGAGCAACAAAAACAACGAGTGTTGACTTGGCCAACAGAAGCCGAAGCAAAACACAGGAACAGTTTAGTGTGAACGGTCTGGATTATGAAGATCACGACATTATCGTAGAAGATGTGTTCAACTACTTTAAGTATGCGGTTCGAAAAGAGCTGTCGTTTGATCTCGTCATTCTCGATCCGCCTAGCTTTGCCCGCTCGAAAAAACATACATTCAGCGCAGGGAAAGATTACCCTGAGCTATTGGCACAAGCGATTCAGATTACAGAAGAAAATGGTGTCATTGTAGCCTCTTCCAACTGCAGTACTTTCGGTATGAAAAAGTTTAAGGACTTTATTGCATCAGCTTTTAAACAAACGGGCGGAACATATGAGATTTTGGAAGAATTCAAGCTGCCTGCAGATTTCAAAACACATAAAGAGTTTAAAGAAGGAAACTACCTGAAAGTTGTTTTCATACAAAAGTTAAGTTAA
- a CDS encoding futalosine hydrolase, whose product MNNFGRILIMTSVEAERDAILRGIESDSRIDVKLAGVGPISAGIQTAKALAADEYELVINMGIAGGFADKAEVGSLVIANEMVSADLGAESPEGFITLDELGFGASTRVEADGDLGEILLEAIKAAGISVRVGNILTLSTVTGTVETTSKLQHREPGALAEAMEGYGVAMAAKEFGLPVLEIRSISNPIGPRDRSAWRIKDALVTLESASKVIAEVL is encoded by the coding sequence ATGAATAATTTTGGACGCATTTTAATTATGACTTCAGTAGAAGCAGAACGAGACGCGATTTTAAGAGGAATAGAGTCTGACTCCCGGATCGACGTAAAGCTGGCAGGCGTCGGTCCGATTTCTGCTGGGATTCAAACGGCAAAAGCTTTGGCAGCAGACGAATATGAACTTGTTATTAACATGGGGATAGCCGGCGGATTTGCAGATAAGGCAGAGGTTGGTTCACTCGTAATCGCAAACGAAATGGTTTCTGCTGATTTAGGTGCCGAATCGCCTGAAGGATTTATTACATTGGACGAGCTCGGATTTGGAGCATCAACCCGTGTGGAAGCAGATGGTGATTTGGGTGAGATTTTATTGGAGGCCATTAAAGCAGCAGGCATATCTGTCCGAGTGGGAAACATTTTAACGTTATCAACAGTAACAGGGACTGTAGAAACAACCTCTAAACTGCAACATCGTGAACCTGGTGCATTGGCTGAAGCGATGGAAGGGTACGGAGTTGCGATGGCGGCGAAAGAGTTCGGTTTGCCAGTTTTAGAGATTCGTTCTATTTCTAACCCAATCGGTCCTCGGGATCGTTCTGCTTGGCGGATTAAAGATGCATTAGTTACACTGGAATCAGCCAGTAAAGTTATCGCGGAGGTTTTGTAA
- a CDS encoding ASCH domain-containing protein: MTNHENNNLPPKTCSIERLVTMPSDVEMVIAGKKTATRRNGRYADVGEIMELQGHKFVVDNVYSQSLGELTDNHAQDEGFETVEAYKEAILSYHPGMPWLPHMRVWVHEFSPVKG, translated from the coding sequence ATGACAAATCATGAAAACAACAATTTGCCGCCAAAAACTTGTTCGATCGAAAGACTTGTAACAATGCCTTCAGATGTTGAAATGGTAATCGCGGGCAAAAAGACTGCTACTCGCCGTAACGGAAGATATGCTGATGTAGGCGAAATTATGGAATTGCAAGGCCACAAGTTTGTCGTGGACAATGTTTACTCACAGTCATTAGGTGAATTAACAGACAATCATGCACAAGATGAAGGTTTCGAAACAGTAGAGGCATATAAAGAAGCGATTTTATCTTACCACCCAGGAATGCCTTGGCTTCCTCACATGAGAGTATGGGTGCACGAATTCAGTCCTGTTAAAGGTTAA
- a CDS encoding SgcJ/EcaC family oxidoreductase: protein MNSVEGKSVQGLYHRFLNAWNERDARSMADHFTGDAEMIGYDGSQAIGRDEIYSHLNPIFENFPTPPYFGKVKSVSFLSDNAVILRAIAGMVPIGKTELSPELNTHHTVVAVKEGESWLIKLFQNTPAQFHGRPELLEKMTEELKELLSK, encoded by the coding sequence ATGAATTCTGTGGAAGGCAAATCGGTTCAAGGTCTTTATCATCGCTTTTTGAATGCCTGGAATGAACGAGATGCACGGAGCATGGCTGATCATTTTACAGGTGATGCCGAGATGATTGGATATGATGGAAGCCAGGCAATCGGCCGTGATGAAATTTATTCACATCTGAATCCCATCTTTGAAAACTTTCCGACTCCTCCTTATTTCGGGAAAGTAAAAAGTGTTTCTTTTTTAAGCGATAACGCTGTAATCCTCCGCGCCATTGCAGGAATGGTGCCTATCGGAAAAACAGAACTTTCTCCTGAACTGAATACGCATCATACGGTCGTTGCGGTAAAAGAAGGTGAAAGCTGGCTTATTAAGCTTTTTCAAAACACACCAGCACAATTTCATGGCCGGCCAGAACTTTTAGAAAAGATGACGGAAGAGCTAAAAGAATTGCTAAGTAAGTAA
- the recQ gene encoding DNA helicase RecQ — protein MIQKAKQMLELHYGYSSFRNGQEQAIQSVLAGEDTLCVMPTGGGKSICYQIPALVFEGTTIVISPLISLMKDQVDTLLQLGISAAFINSSITAAETRDRIEKAKRGEYKLLYIAPERLESYDFMDHLRQIDIPLVAVDEAHCISQWGHDFRPSYQRIQRMIGNLPKRPVVLALTATATPRVRQDICWSLDIDENKTVLTGFERENLSFSVIKGQDRLSFLKDFIKKNEKEAGIIYAATRKTVDQLYEHLKKSGIHVSRYHAGMNDHERMEQQEQFLQDESSVMVATSAFGMGIDKSNIRYVIHFQLPKNMESYYQEAGRAGRDGLPSECILLYSSQDVQVQRFLIDQSSESDRISQELEKLQLMVDYCHTESCLQKMIVRYFSDEEIPPCGRCGNCTDSRESIEVTREAQIVLSCIVRMGQKRFGKTIIAQVLTGSKNKKVQELKFQKLPTYGMMKEKSIKEVTDFIEFFISQELIAVEHGSFPTLYIKEKGKDVLLGKETVMRKEAVQTKQVSNDDPLFEELRMVRKAIAEKENVPPFVIFADTALKDMCVKLPETKEEFLTVTGVGQNKLEKYGEQFIEAILEFLVQNPERKENAVKGSVPGTDPNKKKATPNSHLETYTFYKEEMSVEEIAEHRDLAVSTVESHLIQCMQEGMDVHMEDLIPDEYIAEIENAIQQAGGEKLKPIKELLPDEVSYFMIKVFLLQNENGKRVTL, from the coding sequence TTGATACAAAAAGCAAAGCAAATGCTAGAGTTGCATTACGGTTATTCTTCATTCCGGAATGGACAAGAGCAAGCGATACAATCGGTTTTAGCAGGTGAAGATACTCTTTGTGTCATGCCGACAGGCGGAGGTAAATCGATCTGCTATCAGATTCCTGCCCTTGTTTTTGAAGGAACAACGATTGTTATTTCTCCTTTAATTTCATTGATGAAAGATCAGGTTGATACATTATTGCAGTTAGGAATTTCCGCAGCCTTCATTAATAGTTCGATAACAGCGGCAGAAACGAGAGATCGAATCGAAAAGGCAAAGCGCGGAGAATATAAACTTCTATATATTGCACCAGAAAGACTAGAATCCTATGACTTTATGGATCATTTAAGACAAATCGATATTCCTTTAGTGGCAGTAGACGAGGCTCATTGTATCTCGCAATGGGGTCATGATTTCCGGCCGAGCTATCAGCGTATTCAGAGAATGATAGGGAACTTGCCGAAGCGTCCTGTTGTGCTCGCGCTAACGGCAACTGCTACACCAAGAGTTCGTCAGGATATTTGCTGGTCGCTTGATATCGATGAAAACAAAACCGTTTTAACAGGATTTGAGCGGGAGAATCTTTCTTTCTCAGTGATTAAAGGGCAAGATCGTCTCTCTTTTCTAAAAGATTTTATTAAAAAGAACGAAAAAGAAGCGGGAATCATTTATGCGGCTACACGAAAGACTGTCGATCAGCTGTATGAGCACCTGAAAAAGAGCGGTATCCATGTTTCGCGCTACCATGCCGGGATGAACGACCACGAAAGAATGGAGCAACAGGAGCAATTTCTGCAAGATGAATCTTCTGTAATGGTTGCAACATCTGCGTTTGGTATGGGGATCGATAAGTCGAACATCCGATACGTCATTCATTTTCAGCTGCCGAAAAATATGGAAAGCTATTATCAGGAAGCAGGCCGTGCTGGCCGAGACGGATTACCGAGTGAATGTATTCTTCTTTATTCGTCTCAGGACGTTCAAGTTCAGCGGTTCTTGATCGATCAGTCAAGTGAATCTGACCGCATTTCGCAGGAACTTGAAAAACTGCAGCTTATGGTGGATTACTGTCATACAGAAAGCTGTCTGCAAAAAATGATAGTGCGCTACTTCAGTGACGAAGAAATACCGCCATGCGGACGCTGCGGCAATTGTACGGATTCACGGGAAAGCATTGAGGTAACAAGGGAAGCTCAAATCGTTCTTTCCTGTATCGTGCGAATGGGGCAGAAAAGATTCGGTAAAACAATCATCGCCCAGGTGCTGACAGGATCCAAAAATAAAAAAGTGCAGGAGCTGAAATTTCAGAAGCTGCCAACATACGGCATGATGAAAGAAAAAAGCATAAAAGAAGTCACCGACTTTATTGAATTCTTTATCTCACAAGAACTGATTGCGGTAGAGCATGGCTCTTTTCCGACTCTTTACATAAAAGAAAAAGGAAAAGATGTTCTGTTAGGAAAAGAAACCGTGATGCGAAAAGAAGCAGTTCAGACAAAGCAGGTTTCAAACGACGATCCATTGTTCGAAGAACTTCGAATGGTCCGAAAGGCCATCGCAGAAAAAGAAAACGTACCGCCGTTTGTTATTTTTGCTGATACGGCGCTGAAAGATATGTGCGTAAAGCTGCCTGAAACAAAAGAAGAGTTTTTAACAGTCACAGGAGTTGGTCAAAATAAACTAGAGAAGTATGGTGAACAGTTTATCGAGGCAATTCTGGAGTTTTTAGTACAAAACCCCGAACGCAAGGAGAATGCAGTGAAGGGGTCTGTCCCGGGGACAGACCCCAATAAGAAAAAAGCGACACCAAATTCTCACCTTGAAACATACACGTTTTATAAAGAGGAAATGTCTGTTGAAGAAATAGCAGAACATCGTGATCTGGCAGTGAGTACAGTGGAAAGCCACCTTATTCAATGCATGCAGGAAGGGATGGACGTTCATATGGAAGACCTCATTCCAGATGAATATATCGCTGAGATCGAAAACGCCATCCAGCAGGCTGGCGGAGAAAAGTTAAAGCCGATCAAAGAATTGCTTCCTGATGAAGTAAGCTATTTTATGATTAAAGTGTTTTTGCTTCAAAATGAGAATGGGAAACGGGTGACATTATGA
- a CDS encoding sodium:solute symporter family protein yields the protein MQQGNLTALSITICIILTVVLIGFLAGRDKATRSSVEEWSVGGRRFGGLLVWFLVGADLYTAYTFLGLTSTAYTAGSLAFFAIPYSVLAYFISYFFLPKLWKVANHHKLTTLADYARERFDSKLLSSLIAIVGVLMLIPYICLQLSGIQDTLQVAGTGFINVKVVVITSFFLVALYTFFSGIKGPTYTAIIKDVLVWAIMLFMVVSLPIMHFGGWNPMVDKIVTEAPQLLTIPTEGPKGIPWFITASFVSALALFMWAHAATGVFTAKSADAIRKNALYLPLYNIVLILVVFLGFIAFLVLPDGTDPRFALLALIQTSYGGIGQGLAYSTIALASLIPCSIMAIGASNLFANNIYRDLINPKVKGAKLTMITRGMVFVVIGLALLFGLVFPQALVSLQLLGVSGMVQIFPAIVVSLFWRNQTREATIIGLLVGLAVTFTVYSTGTSLGIYEGFWGLMANFAAIVVLNPLFVKKAKFSTNAVKDYLFGGKSKEVDLVRKGA from the coding sequence ATGCAGCAGGGAAATCTTACAGCACTTTCAATCACAATTTGTATTATTTTAACCGTTGTTCTTATCGGTTTTCTTGCCGGCAGAGACAAAGCTACCCGCAGTTCTGTAGAGGAATGGTCTGTCGGCGGACGCCGATTCGGAGGTCTTCTTGTCTGGTTTTTAGTCGGGGCTGACCTTTATACAGCCTATACGTTTCTCGGATTAACGAGTACTGCATATACAGCAGGAAGTCTTGCTTTCTTCGCGATTCCATACTCTGTTCTTGCGTATTTTATCTCTTACTTTTTCCTTCCGAAACTATGGAAAGTAGCCAATCATCATAAACTCACTACGCTGGCTGATTACGCCCGTGAGCGTTTTGATTCTAAGCTTCTTTCGTCTCTAATCGCTATCGTTGGCGTACTTATGCTCATTCCATATATCTGCCTGCAGCTAAGCGGTATTCAAGATACATTACAGGTAGCTGGGACAGGCTTTATCAATGTAAAAGTGGTCGTGATCACATCATTCTTTCTTGTTGCTCTTTATACGTTTTTCAGCGGAATCAAAGGACCAACTTATACAGCAATCATTAAAGATGTGCTCGTTTGGGCAATCATGCTGTTTATGGTCGTCTCTCTTCCAATCATGCACTTCGGCGGCTGGAACCCGATGGTGGATAAGATCGTAACCGAAGCACCTCAGCTTCTGACGATTCCTACTGAAGGGCCAAAAGGTATCCCATGGTTTATCACGGCATCATTCGTTTCAGCTCTTGCTTTGTTCATGTGGGCTCACGCTGCTACTGGTGTGTTCACAGCAAAAAGTGCTGATGCTATCCGTAAAAATGCTTTGTATCTGCCGCTTTACAATATTGTTTTAATTCTTGTTGTATTTTTAGGCTTTATTGCATTTTTGGTACTTCCTGATGGAACAGACCCTCGATTTGCATTACTGGCTTTGATCCAAACGTCATATGGCGGTATCGGACAAGGATTGGCTTATTCAACAATTGCACTTGCATCGCTTATTCCATGTTCAATCATGGCGATCGGTGCATCAAATCTTTTCGCGAACAACATCTATCGCGATTTAATCAATCCAAAAGTAAAAGGCGCAAAATTGACAATGATTACGCGCGGCATGGTGTTCGTTGTAATCGGACTGGCTTTACTGTTCGGACTTGTATTCCCGCAAGCACTTGTATCACTTCAATTGTTGGGTGTATCCGGCATGGTACAGATCTTCCCGGCTATCGTGGTAAGCTTGTTCTGGAGAAATCAAACAAGAGAAGCAACAATCATCGGTTTGCTTGTTGGACTTGCGGTAACATTCACGGTTTATTCAACTGGAACATCACTTGGAATTTACGAAGGTTTCTGGGGACTGATGGCTAACTTTGCTGCGATCGTGGTCTTGAATCCGCTGTTTGTTAAAAAAGCGAAGTTCTCTACAAACGCTGTGAAAGATTACTTGTTTGGAGGAAAGTCTAAGGAAGTAGATTTAGTACGTAAAGGCGCGTAA
- a CDS encoding LytTR family DNA-binding domain-containing protein, translating into MKLTIHESNDQDELEIIVKCKEMNEEVIKVLTSIRSLERKVLGTLDGKIHLLLPSDIFYFESVDKKNFAYTKQSVYEVSLRLYQIEELFGDGNFFRATKATILNLDKIKTITPRLGGRVEVTLDNGENMIVSRQYVSGLKEKIGF; encoded by the coding sequence ATGAAGTTAACCATTCATGAAAGTAACGATCAAGATGAATTGGAGATTATCGTAAAGTGCAAAGAGATGAACGAGGAAGTCATTAAAGTACTAACGTCTATAAGGTCTCTGGAAAGAAAAGTGCTGGGAACGTTAGATGGGAAAATCCATCTGCTGCTGCCGAGCGATATATTTTATTTTGAGTCTGTTGATAAAAAGAACTTTGCTTACACGAAGCAATCCGTTTATGAAGTTTCGCTGCGGCTTTATCAGATTGAGGAGCTGTTTGGTGATGGGAATTTCTTTCGGGCAACAAAGGCGACAATCCTGAATCTCGATAAAATTAAAACGATAACGCCTCGACTTGGAGGAAGAGTAGAGGTGACGCTTGATAACGGCGAAAACATGATCGTTTCCCGTCAGTATGTCTCTGGTTTAAAAGAAAAGATCGGTTTTTAA
- a CDS encoding DUF3311 domain-containing protein, with protein sequence MKKFILVLLIVLPFLAQLVVLPFVNRIDPIILGLPFLQFWLFLWIVLTPFCTFGIYQLQKSQGGLD encoded by the coding sequence ATGAAAAAATTTATTTTGGTCTTATTAATTGTTTTGCCATTTTTAGCTCAGCTGGTCGTCTTGCCTTTCGTTAACAGGATTGACCCCATTATTTTAGGATTGCCGTTTCTTCAATTCTGGTTGTTTTTATGGATTGTTTTAACTCCTTTTTGCACCTTTGGCATCTATCAACTTCAGAAATCACAAGGAGGCTTGGATTAA
- a CDS encoding PRK06851 family protein, with translation MTGKILNYYAGGNTARGFHNLFESNLNGLERLFILKGGPGTGKSTLMKAIGKKWNDEGYDVEYIHCASDNGSIDGVILRDLKVGIVDGTSPHVIEPKAPGAIEEYVNLGVAWDSNQLAEHKIEILQLSEEISADFQTAYSIFHEALLVHDEWEKIYIENMDYNKANELTDELMHKFFSKKQNTQGDVYHRFLGAATPLGAKDFVPNLTEGLKERYFIKGRPGSGKSTMLKKLAANAEASGYDVEIYHCGFDPNSLDMVIVRELGFAIFDSTAPHEYFPERSGDSIVDMYAKTITPGTDEKYTAELKVISWRYSEKMKEAISFLAEAKRKHDELEKYYVGAMDFNKIDEIQKSLNAEIEKRAAARQK, from the coding sequence TTGACTGGAAAAATTCTGAATTATTATGCTGGCGGCAATACAGCAAGGGGTTTTCATAACTTATTTGAATCGAATCTTAACGGCCTTGAACGTCTTTTTATACTTAAGGGCGGACCTGGAACAGGCAAGTCTACATTAATGAAAGCCATCGGAAAAAAGTGGAACGACGAGGGGTATGATGTTGAGTATATCCATTGTGCTTCTGATAATGGCTCAATCGATGGTGTCATACTGCGTGATTTGAAAGTAGGAATTGTTGATGGAACTTCTCCCCATGTTATTGAACCAAAAGCTCCAGGTGCAATTGAGGAATACGTGAACTTAGGTGTTGCGTGGGATTCCAATCAGCTTGCTGAACATAAGATAGAAATTCTTCAGCTATCCGAGGAAATTTCTGCTGATTTCCAAACGGCTTATTCCATCTTCCATGAAGCCTTGCTTGTTCACGACGAATGGGAAAAGATTTATATCGAGAATATGGACTATAACAAGGCGAATGAACTTACAGATGAACTGATGCACAAATTCTTTTCGAAAAAACAGAACACACAAGGAGATGTCTATCACCGTTTCTTAGGAGCAGCCACTCCGCTAGGGGCTAAAGACTTCGTTCCAAATTTAACTGAGGGTTTAAAGGAAAGATACTTTATTAAAGGACGTCCTGGTTCTGGTAAGTCCACTATGTTAAAAAAACTTGCAGCCAATGCTGAAGCATCTGGTTATGATGTGGAGATTTATCACTGCGGTTTCGATCCGAACAGCCTTGATATGGTCATTGTGAGAGAGCTGGGTTTTGCGATCTTTGACAGTACTGCACCGCATGAATATTTTCCTGAACGGTCTGGTGACTCCATTGTAGATATGTACGCAAAAACAATCACACCAGGTACAGATGAAAAATATACTGCTGAGTTAAAGGTCATAAGCTGGCGATATTCAGAAAAAATGAAAGAAGCTATCAGCTTTCTAGCAGAAGCCAAACGAAAGCATGATGAGTTAGAGAAATATTATGTGGGAGCCATGGACTTTAACAAGATTGATGAAATTCAAAAGTCGCTTAATGCGGAAATTGAAAAAAGGGCTGCTGCAAGACAGAAATAA